In Zingiber officinale cultivar Zhangliang chromosome 6A, Zo_v1.1, whole genome shotgun sequence, a single genomic region encodes these proteins:
- the LOC121998486 gene encoding methyl-CpG-binding domain-containing protein 2-like, with product MQSHLEDTSLRHRSPEFSDRGKKRSLHMIDGDPMYSGNPSIEGHSKELVLYDPGTSGMSNDTPAVTNHIENYTPTFRNFLAPNPSNRTYSAIGTFTVQCASCFKWRIIPTKEKYEQIREKILEEYFVCEHAREWRPSIRCEDPEDISQDGSRVWAIDKPNIAQPPSGWERLLRIRGEGGTKFADVYYTAPSGKKLRSMVEVQRYLLEHPEYARQGVTLSQFSFQAPRPLQENYVRKRPIRFMNPSDGSDLLLQRPLEVEEVIPLSCAAPSHKEQLVGAQASPNIFPEKTIPSPPNESTTTAMPPSEQMKLNNELTSNAPFNPLFWPAAHTHKESLVGAPALPNAASEKSVSYPNDMRPLADLPPSEQVKLTNEHPARASSFNPFSWATLPANKELNLGGAPVSSLNESILPTSMSPEEMKLKDGHPTNPSFNPFSWVDLPTYKEQAIGGPASRSTTPEELVCSPPNESTLPASMPPPEQMKLKDKRPADASPCEL from the exons ATGCAGTCACATCTAGAAGATACTTCCCTCAGACACAGATCCCCAGAGTTTTCAGACAGGGGTAAAAAAAGGTCACTTCATATGATTGATGGCGATCCAATGTATTCTGGCAATCCTTCTATTGAAGGTCATTCAAAAGAACTGGTTCTTTATGATCCTGGTACAAGTGGTATGAGTAATGACACTCCTGCAGTTACTAATCACATTGAGAATTATACTCCTACCTTTAGGAACTTCTTGGCACCAAATCCTTCCAATCGTACCTATTCAGCAATTGGAACATTCACTGTCCAATGCGCTTCATGTTTCAAATGGAGGATAATTCCAACAAAAGAAAAATATGAACAGATTCGTGAAAAAATATTGGAAGAGTATTTTGTATGCGAACATGCTCGAGAATGGCGCCCTAGTATTCGATGTGAAGATCCTGAAGACATATCTCAGGATGGCAGTAGAGTCTGGGCAATTGATAAACCAAACATAGCTCAGCCCCCTTCAGGTTGGGAAAGATTGCTTAGAATCAGAGGCGAAGGGGGCACAAAATTTGCAGATGT GTATTATACTGCTCCATCTGGAAAAAAGTTGCGGTCCATGGTTGAAGTTCAAAG GTATTTGCTTGAACATCCAGAGTATGCTAGACAAGGGGTAACTCTCTCTCAGTTTTCATTTCAGGCCCCAAGGCCTCTCCAGGAGAACTATGTCAGGAAACGCCCTATACGTTTTATGAACCCTTCTGATGGCAGTGATCTTCTGCTTCAAAGGCCCCTTGAAGTTGAAGAAG TTATTCCTTTGTCTTGTGCTGCTCCATCCCATAAAGAGCAATTAGTTGGTGCACAAGCTTCGCCAAATATTTTTCCTGAAAAAACAATTCCTTCTCCTCCAAATGAATCAACAACAACTGCCATGCCTCCATCTGAACAAATGAAGCTCAACAATGAGCTCACTTCAAATGCACCCT TTAATCCCTTGTTCTGGCCTGCTGCTCATACACATAAAGAATCATTAGTAGGTGCACCAGCTTTGCCAAATGCTGCTTCCGAAAAATCTGTTTCTTACCCAAATGATATGCGACCACTTGCTGATCTGCCTCCATCAGAACAGGTGAAGCTTACAAATGAGCATCCTGCACGTGCATCTTCTT TTAATCCCTTTTCTTGGGCTACACTTCCTGCAAATAAAGAGCTAAATTTAGGTGGTGCACCTGTTTCTTCTCTAAATGAATCAATATTGCCAACTTCCATGTCTCCAGAAGAGATGAAGCTTAAAGATGGGCACCCTACAAATCCATCTT TTAATCCCTTCTCTTGGGTTGATCTGCCTACATATAAAGAGCAGGCAATAGGTGGACCAGCTTCCAGAAGTACGACTCCTGAAGAACTAGTTTGTTCCCCTCCAAATGAATCAACTCTACCAGCTTCCATGCCGCCACCAGAACAGATGAAGCTTAAAGACAAGCGGCCAGCAGATGCATCTCCTTGTGAATTGTGA